One window from the genome of Candidatus Didemnitutus sp. encodes:
- a CDS encoding HAMP domain-containing protein, with protein MKFLGTFTARLTARFAILVTLTTSAVLLTGGLLLNHQIEHGLELLHDVEAAEIGKLLGTDTRLTEDEVEQRIQHDADSDAALFLIQVIAPGEKIVFRSDNLGDTILPANGDATPHWTTRLPFLGRVRLSSYRVGPWRIMVGSSLVSGERMLRDYIRISLGLVGGVALLSVGLGYAFSRQALRPLRAIEATARKISADNLGQRIPVAGSDELASLSHLLNETFDRLQASFEQVRQFSADASHELKTPLALVRLNAEKIRQRVGGQEELRAAVDDILEEIGSLNHIIDRLLFLARSEAGAVPLQKRRIDIAAWVTGFAEDAQALAEDRGAKFRSGENASGELTLDPDLLRQLLLNLVANAVAVSPAGGAVTLESRPDGANWTLAIADEGPGLPEEQLARVFERFVRFSRDSAATAPRGHGLGLAICRAIAELHGGSIRAENRRDAHGLRVIVTLPRT; from the coding sequence ATGAAATTCCTCGGCACGTTCACCGCGCGCCTCACGGCCCGCTTCGCGATCCTCGTCACGCTCACGACGAGCGCAGTGCTGTTGACCGGCGGACTGTTGCTCAACCACCAGATCGAGCACGGCCTGGAGCTCCTGCATGACGTCGAGGCGGCCGAGATTGGGAAACTGCTCGGCACCGACACGCGGCTGACCGAGGACGAGGTCGAGCAACGCATCCAGCACGACGCCGACAGCGACGCGGCGCTGTTCCTCATCCAAGTGATCGCGCCGGGCGAGAAGATCGTCTTCCGCTCCGACAATCTCGGCGACACCATCCTGCCCGCCAACGGCGACGCGACTCCGCATTGGACGACGCGCCTGCCTTTCCTCGGGCGCGTGCGCCTCTCGTCGTATCGCGTCGGCCCGTGGCGCATCATGGTCGGCAGCTCCCTGGTCAGCGGCGAGCGCATGCTGCGCGACTACATCCGCATCAGCCTCGGCCTCGTCGGCGGCGTGGCACTGCTCAGCGTCGGTCTCGGCTATGCGTTCAGCCGGCAGGCGCTGCGGCCGCTGCGGGCGATCGAAGCGACGGCGCGCAAGATCAGCGCGGACAACCTCGGCCAGCGCATTCCGGTGGCCGGGAGCGACGAGCTCGCATCGTTGTCGCATTTGCTGAACGAAACTTTCGACCGGCTGCAGGCTTCGTTCGAGCAGGTGCGGCAGTTTTCCGCCGACGCCTCGCACGAACTGAAGACGCCGCTCGCGCTCGTGCGCCTGAACGCGGAGAAAATTCGGCAGCGCGTCGGCGGACAGGAGGAGTTGCGCGCCGCGGTCGACGACATCCTCGAGGAAATCGGCTCGCTCAATCACATCATCGATCGCCTGCTTTTTCTCGCCCGCTCGGAAGCGGGTGCCGTGCCGCTGCAAAAGCGCCGCATCGACATCGCGGCGTGGGTGACAGGCTTCGCCGAGGACGCGCAGGCATTGGCGGAAGATCGCGGCGCAAAATTCCGGAGCGGTGAAAATGCCTCCGGCGAACTGACGCTCGATCCGGATCTGCTGCGGCAGCTGCTGCTGAATCTCGTCGCGAATGCCGTGGCGGTCTCGCCCGCGGGCGGCGCCGTGACACTCGAGTCTCGGCCCGACGGCGCGAATTGGACTCTCGCGATCGCGGACGAAGGTCCCGGCCTGCCGGAAGAGCAGCTCGCGCGTGTGTTCGAGCGGTTCGTGCGTTTCAGTCGCGACAGCGCCGCGACGGCGCCGCGTGGTCACGGGCTCGGGCTCGCAATCTGCCGCGCGATCGCGGAGCTGCACGGCGGCAGCATCCGCGCGGAAAACCGGCGCGACGCGCACGGCCTACGCGTGATCGTGACGCTGCCGCGCACGTAG
- the yjfF gene encoding sugar ABC transporter permease YjfF, which yields MKLPRQISPLALTAAIFIALFVTASCLYEGFFSTRLAVNLIADNAFLTITAIGMTLVILTGGIDLSVGSVVGFSSILTATLLGRGWSPLAAWSVTLALGVVFGGGMGMLIQLFRLPAFLVTLAGMFFMRGAAFWINTESVGITHPWYEQLASFELALGPVALPTTVLIALGVVLLGYVVAHHTRFGRTLFAVGGSEQSALLMGLPVGAARVAVYAVNGGCAALAGIVASLYTGSGNSSMGTGLELDAIAVVVIGGTLLRGGRGHIAGTVLGVLIYGTIQAAILFDGRLSSWWMRIVVGLLLLTFVLLQRVRLPRAAR from the coding sequence GTGAAGCTGCCGCGCCAAATCTCCCCGCTCGCGCTCACGGCCGCGATCTTCATCGCCCTGTTCGTCACGGCGTCGTGCCTCTACGAGGGTTTTTTCTCGACGCGTCTCGCGGTGAACCTGATCGCGGACAACGCGTTTCTCACGATCACGGCAATCGGGATGACGCTCGTGATCCTCACCGGCGGCATCGATTTGTCCGTCGGCTCGGTTGTGGGGTTTTCGTCGATTCTCACCGCCACGCTGCTCGGTCGCGGCTGGTCGCCGCTCGCGGCGTGGAGCGTGACGCTCGCGCTCGGCGTGGTGTTCGGTGGCGGCATGGGAATGTTGATCCAGCTATTCCGGTTGCCGGCGTTTCTCGTGACGCTCGCGGGGATGTTTTTCATGCGCGGCGCGGCGTTCTGGATCAACACGGAGTCGGTCGGCATCACGCACCCGTGGTATGAGCAACTCGCCTCGTTCGAGCTGGCGCTCGGCCCGGTAGCGTTGCCCACGACGGTATTGATCGCGCTCGGCGTCGTGCTGCTCGGCTACGTCGTGGCGCATCACACGCGGTTCGGCCGCACGCTCTTCGCGGTCGGCGGGAGCGAGCAGTCGGCGCTGCTCATGGGGTTGCCGGTCGGAGCGGCGCGCGTGGCGGTTTACGCGGTAAACGGCGGTTGCGCCGCGCTCGCCGGCATCGTCGCCTCGCTCTACACCGGCTCCGGCAACTCCAGCATGGGCACCGGCCTCGAGCTCGACGCGATCGCGGTGGTCGTGATCGGCGGCACGCTGCTGCGCGGCGGCCGCGGCCACATCGCGGGCACGGTGCTCGGCGTGTTGATCTACGGAACAATCCAGGCGGCCATCCTCTTCGACGGTCGCCTGAGTTCATGGTGGATGCGAATTGTGGTCGGGCTTTTGCTGCTGACGTTCGTCCTGCTGCAACGCGTGCGCTTACCGCGCGCGGCGCGCTGA
- a CDS encoding ABC transporter substrate-binding protein, with translation MKTLRFALLVSLLLPAFLLAKPLRVGFAQTGAESAWRTANSESMKAEAAKRGIELKFSDAQGKQENQIRAVRSFITQGVDAIVIAPIVETGWDPVLREAKRAKIPVILTDRSIQTADESLFACFIGSDFYEEGRLAAEWLATHTGGKGAIVELQGTPGSAPANERRKAFADALKNHPELKIIDSQSGNFERSGGKQVMEAFLKKHGKAIQIVYAHNDDMALGAAQAIEEAGLKPGQDIVLVSIDAIREAVKAVADGRLNCTVECNPLFGPKVYDTVAKLLAGETVPKKAYNKDELFDAKNAAAALPARQY, from the coding sequence ATGAAAACCCTGCGCTTCGCCCTGCTCGTCTCGTTGCTGCTGCCCGCCTTCCTCCTCGCCAAGCCGCTCCGCGTCGGCTTTGCGCAGACCGGCGCCGAGAGCGCGTGGCGCACCGCCAATTCCGAGTCGATGAAAGCCGAAGCCGCCAAACGCGGCATCGAGCTGAAGTTCTCCGACGCGCAGGGCAAACAGGAGAATCAGATCCGCGCCGTCCGCTCATTCATCACGCAGGGCGTCGACGCGATCGTGATCGCGCCGATCGTCGAGACCGGCTGGGACCCCGTGCTCCGCGAGGCGAAGCGCGCGAAGATCCCCGTCATCCTCACCGACCGCAGCATCCAGACCGCGGATGAGTCGCTGTTCGCCTGCTTCATCGGCTCCGATTTCTACGAGGAAGGCCGCCTGGCCGCCGAATGGCTCGCCACGCACACCGGCGGCAAGGGCGCCATCGTCGAGCTGCAAGGCACCCCCGGCTCCGCGCCGGCCAATGAGCGCCGCAAGGCCTTCGCCGACGCGCTCAAGAATCACCCGGAGCTGAAGATCATCGATTCCCAGAGCGGCAACTTCGAGCGCAGCGGCGGCAAGCAGGTCATGGAGGCCTTCCTCAAGAAGCACGGCAAAGCCATCCAGATCGTCTACGCGCACAACGACGACATGGCACTCGGTGCCGCGCAGGCCATCGAGGAAGCCGGCCTCAAGCCCGGCCAAGACATCGTGCTCGTGAGCATCGACGCCATCCGCGAAGCCGTGAAAGCCGTCGCCGACGGCCGGCTGAATTGCACCGTCGAGTGCAACCCGCTCTTCGGCCCGAAAGTCTACGACACCGTCGCGAAGCTTCTCGCGGGCGAGACGGTCCCGAAGAAGGCCTACAACAAGGACGAGCTCTTCGACGCCAAGAACGCCGCCGCCGCCCTGCCCGCGCGGCAATACTGA
- a CDS encoding ABC transporter permease: MSDAPKNRPQVGADVPGGATNASHASSPPRTSATTSFAFVRQHAWLLGGIAALLAVNLFADPAFLKLGWRDGHVFGVPVDILLQGSRTTLLALGMTLVIATGGVDLSVGSLVAIAGAVSALLLNQGAGLFLTLAAALGVGVVGGAINGALVARIGLQPIVATLILMVAGRGVAQLISGGQVIIFSHAGFEYLANGYLLGLPVAPLLVAAAFVGTHMLLRKTAAGLFIEAVGDNETASHFVGIAAARIKALTYVFSGLCAGLTGVLTAANIRAADANRAGENAELDAIFAVVVGGTALTGGRFTLLGTFLGAVLIQTLTTTMYYRGVPPAIAPVPKAIVIVAVCLIQSEELRARLRRFLPGAKGVA, from the coding sequence ATGAGTGACGCGCCGAAGAATCGCCCACAGGTGGGCGCCGACGTCCCCGGCGGCGCCACGAACGCGTCACATGCCTCGTCGCCGCCGAGGACGTCGGCGACCACCTCGTTCGCCTTCGTGCGCCAGCACGCGTGGCTGCTCGGCGGCATCGCGGCGCTGCTCGCGGTCAACCTCTTCGCCGATCCCGCGTTTCTGAAACTGGGCTGGCGCGACGGCCACGTCTTTGGCGTGCCGGTGGATATTCTCCTCCAAGGTTCGCGCACGACGCTGCTCGCGCTCGGCATGACGCTCGTGATTGCCACCGGCGGCGTGGATCTGTCCGTCGGTTCGCTCGTCGCCATCGCCGGCGCGGTGTCGGCCTTGCTGCTCAATCAAGGCGCCGGACTGTTTCTCACGCTCGCCGCCGCGCTCGGCGTCGGCGTGGTCGGCGGCGCGATCAACGGCGCGCTCGTCGCGCGCATCGGGCTGCAGCCGATCGTCGCGACGCTCATCCTGATGGTCGCCGGCCGCGGCGTGGCGCAGCTGATCTCGGGCGGACAGGTCATCATCTTTTCGCACGCCGGCTTCGAGTATCTTGCCAACGGTTACCTGCTCGGTTTGCCGGTCGCGCCGTTGCTCGTCGCGGCGGCGTTCGTCGGCACGCACATGTTGCTCCGGAAAACCGCGGCCGGCTTGTTCATCGAGGCCGTCGGCGACAACGAGACCGCGAGCCACTTCGTCGGCATCGCCGCAGCGCGCATCAAGGCGCTGACTTACGTCTTCTCCGGCCTGTGCGCCGGGCTCACCGGCGTGCTCACTGCCGCGAACATCCGCGCCGCGGATGCCAATCGCGCGGGCGAGAACGCCGAGCTCGATGCGATCTTCGCCGTCGTCGTCGGCGGCACGGCGCTGACCGGCGGGCGTTTCACGCTGCTCGGCACGTTTCTCGGCGCGGTCCTGATCCAGACGCTGACGACGACGATGTATTACCGCGGCGTGCCGCCGGCGATCGCGCCGGTGCCGAAGGCGATCGTGATCGTTGCGGTCTGCCTCATCCAATCCGAGGAACTGCGCGCACGGCTGCGGCGCTTCCTGCCGGGCGCGAAAGGAGTCGCGTGA
- a CDS encoding response regulator transcription factor, whose amino-acid sequence MKILIVEDEPKVARFLENALTEQAYTVRKVATCAAAWDAIVESPYDAVVLDLGLPDGDGLDLLREWRARGFDQPVLILSARNAVEDRIRGLNLGADDYLPKPFSVDELVARVRSLLRRPSTGQRTTVLEHKGVRLDLLSRVAECDGRAVELTTREFALLELFLHNPRRVLTRTLIAEKVWDASYDLETNLIDVYVRRLRQKFERPGSGPFIKTIRGTGYQLA is encoded by the coding sequence ATGAAAATCCTGATCGTCGAGGACGAGCCCAAGGTGGCCCGCTTTCTGGAAAACGCGCTCACCGAGCAGGCCTACACGGTGCGGAAAGTCGCGACGTGCGCCGCCGCATGGGACGCGATCGTGGAGTCGCCCTACGACGCCGTCGTGCTCGACCTCGGGCTGCCCGACGGCGACGGGCTCGATCTGTTGCGCGAATGGCGCGCGCGCGGCTTCGACCAGCCGGTGCTCATCCTCAGCGCGCGCAACGCCGTCGAGGATCGCATCCGCGGCCTGAATCTCGGCGCGGACGATTACCTGCCGAAGCCCTTCAGCGTCGACGAGCTCGTGGCCCGCGTGCGCTCGCTGCTGCGCCGCCCGAGCACCGGCCAGCGCACCACCGTGCTGGAGCACAAGGGCGTGCGGCTCGACCTGCTGTCGCGCGTCGCCGAGTGCGACGGTCGCGCCGTCGAGCTGACGACACGCGAATTCGCGCTGTTGGAACTGTTCCTGCACAACCCGCGCCGCGTCCTCACGCGCACGCTCATCGCGGAAAAAGTCTGGGACGCGTCCTACGACCTCGAGACGAACCTGATCGACGTCTACGTGCGGCGCCTGCGGCAGAAATTCGAGCGCCCCGGCAGCGGACCGTTCATCAAGACGATCCGCGGCACGGGCTACCAGCTCGCATGA
- a CDS encoding sugar ABC transporter ATP-binding protein — protein MPDAPLLQLRGITKRFRGVTALQGVDFTVRAGEIHALMGENGAGKSTLIKVLTGVHTPDEGTLTLAGTSIRPASPKDAEAAGISTVYQEVNLIPSLSVAENIALGRQPGRAGFIHWRALRRHAREALARLAIECDVDAELGTLSVATQQMVAIARALDLRARLLVLDEPTASLDEREVAELFKLMRQLRTQGLGIVFVTHFLDQVYAVSDRITVLRNGQLVGEFSAAELPRLQLVSHMLGHAVKDESGRTGEQVAGAATGASVLAADGLARRGAVHACSFALRQGEIVGLAGLLGSGRTETARLLFGIDRADAGTLKAGAVPVRVANPRDAARLGFAFCSEDRKTEGILPNLSVRENLVVALQAKQGIWRTLSRAQQDELCAHYIRALRIKTADAETPIKNLSGGNQQKVLLARWLATRPQLIILDEPTRGIDVGAKAEIEALIEQLRAQGLAVLLISSEIESIVRTCTRVLVMRERRLAGEVPAGAELTTAKLMRVMSGHE, from the coding sequence GTGCCCGACGCGCCCCTGCTTCAGCTGCGCGGCATCACCAAGCGCTTCCGCGGGGTGACGGCGTTGCAGGGCGTCGACTTCACCGTGCGCGCCGGAGAAATCCACGCGCTGATGGGCGAAAACGGTGCGGGCAAATCGACGCTGATCAAAGTCCTCACGGGCGTGCATACGCCCGACGAAGGCACACTCACGCTCGCGGGCACCTCGATCCGCCCCGCGTCGCCGAAGGACGCCGAAGCGGCCGGCATCAGCACGGTTTACCAGGAGGTGAATCTCATCCCGTCGCTCTCCGTCGCGGAAAACATCGCGCTCGGCCGCCAGCCGGGTCGCGCGGGATTCATCCACTGGCGCGCGCTGCGCCGTCACGCGCGCGAAGCGCTCGCGCGCCTCGCGATCGAGTGCGACGTCGACGCCGAACTCGGCACGCTCTCCGTCGCCACGCAGCAAATGGTCGCCATCGCGCGCGCGCTCGATCTGCGCGCGCGCCTGCTCGTGCTCGACGAGCCGACCGCGAGCCTCGACGAGCGCGAGGTCGCCGAGCTGTTCAAGCTCATGCGCCAGCTCCGCACGCAAGGCCTCGGCATCGTCTTCGTCACGCACTTCCTCGACCAGGTCTACGCCGTCAGCGACCGCATCACCGTCCTGCGCAATGGCCAGCTCGTCGGCGAATTTTCCGCCGCCGAACTGCCGCGCTTGCAACTCGTCAGCCACATGCTCGGCCACGCGGTAAAAGACGAGTCTGGCCGCACCGGTGAACAGGTCGCGGGTGCCGCGACCGGCGCGAGCGTGCTCGCCGCCGACGGCCTCGCGCGCCGCGGCGCCGTGCATGCGTGCTCCTTCGCGCTGCGCCAGGGCGAGATCGTCGGCCTCGCCGGCTTGCTCGGCTCCGGCCGCACCGAGACGGCGCGCCTGCTCTTCGGCATCGACCGCGCCGACGCCGGCACGCTGAAAGCCGGCGCCGTGCCCGTGCGCGTCGCCAATCCGCGCGATGCCGCGCGCCTCGGTTTCGCGTTCTGCTCCGAGGACCGGAAGACCGAGGGCATTTTGCCGAATCTCTCGGTGCGCGAGAATCTCGTCGTCGCGCTCCAGGCGAAGCAGGGAATCTGGCGCACGCTGTCGCGCGCGCAGCAGGACGAGTTGTGCGCGCACTACATCCGTGCCCTGCGCATCAAGACCGCCGACGCCGAGACACCGATCAAGAATCTCTCCGGCGGCAATCAGCAGAAAGTGCTCCTCGCCCGCTGGCTCGCGACGCGGCCGCAGCTCATCATCCTCGACGAGCCGACGCGCGGCATCGACGTCGGCGCCAAGGCCGAGATCGAGGCGCTGATCGAGCAGCTCCGCGCGCAAGGCCTCGCCGTTCTCCTCATTTCTTCGGAAATCGAGTCCATCGTGCGCACGTGCACCCGCGTGCTCGTGATGCGCGAGCGGCGCCTCGCCGGCGAAGTGCCCGCCGGCGCCGAGCTGACCACCGCGAAACTGATGCGCGTGATGTCCGGCCATGAGTGA
- a CDS encoding cytochrome c has translation MSALTAGLSRRWRIRLAFALGGAALLAARGRAADAWTERGREVYIREGCIHCHSQYVRPHAPLDIERWGPATPLAQLLQQRPPLPGNRRQGPDLANVGNRRTAEWNRLHLQAPRTISPGSRMPSYAHLFAGEDSDGEALVAYLSSLGADTIPERLAQRAAWRLPSSTTALERPKAAALFAELCAHCHGDTGRGDGPLAARLSVRPPDWGAGAWRHLAPGADVELELARIIKFGLPGSPMAGHEYLRDGEILGLARVVRSWQETRR, from the coding sequence ATGAGCGCGCTCACGGCCGGCCTTTCCCGCCGTTGGCGAATTCGCCTCGCGTTCGCGCTGGGAGGCGCGGCGCTGCTGGCCGCCCGCGGTCGCGCCGCCGACGCGTGGACCGAGCGAGGCCGCGAGGTCTACATCCGCGAAGGCTGCATCCATTGCCACTCGCAATACGTCCGACCGCACGCGCCGCTCGACATCGAGCGCTGGGGGCCGGCCACGCCGCTCGCGCAGCTCCTGCAACAGCGCCCGCCTCTGCCCGGCAATCGCCGCCAGGGCCCCGATCTCGCCAACGTCGGCAATCGCCGCACCGCCGAGTGGAACCGCCTGCACCTGCAGGCGCCGCGCACGATCTCGCCCGGCTCGCGCATGCCGTCCTACGCGCATCTGTTCGCCGGCGAGGATTCCGACGGCGAGGCGCTGGTCGCGTATCTTTCCTCTCTCGGCGCCGACACCATTCCCGAACGCCTGGCACAGCGCGCAGCGTGGCGGCTCCCGTCCAGCACCACCGCGCTCGAGCGTCCGAAGGCCGCCGCGCTGTTCGCGGAACTGTGCGCGCACTGCCACGGCGACACCGGACGCGGCGACGGGCCGCTCGCGGCGCGGCTGAGCGTGCGTCCGCCGGATTGGGGCGCCGGCGCCTGGCGGCATCTCGCCCCCGGAGCGGACGTGGAGCTCGAGCTGGCGCGCATCATCAAGTTCGGCCTGCCCGGTTCGCCGATGGCGGGACACGAGTATCTGCGCGATGGGGAAATTCTCGGGCTCGCCCGCGTCGTCCGTTCGTGGCAGGAAACCCGACGCTGA